The following is a genomic window from Candidatus Cloacimonadota bacterium.
CGGCGCTCGCCTCCGCTGAGGGAGACCAGGATGTCCGAACCCGTGATGTCCGAAGGCATCAGGTCCGGAGTGAACTGGATGCGGCCAAAGGAGAGGTTGAGGGCTTTGGCGATGGTCGAGATGAGCAGGGTTTTGGCCAGGCCGGGCACGCCTTCGATGAGCATATGGCCGTTGGCGAAGAGGCCCATCAGCACTTTTTCCACCACGTCGTCCTGGCCCACGATGACCTTGCGGATTTCGGCCAGCAGCCCCTGCTTCACGCTTTTCAATTCTTCGATCTTGCCGATCATGGCTTCACTGTTCATACATTTTGTCTCCACGGATAATCGCTTTCAGCACTTGGCTTCCGCTCGCGGCGATGGCGGCAAAGCCGATCACGCCGATGAGTATGGCCGTCAAAACGTGCGCGAAAGCCATGATCGCCGAAGCGCTGTCTTTTGTCAATGCAAACCCAACCGAGAAAATGATTATCATCATCCATTCGTTGCTGCCCAGTTGGGCGGGGGGCTGGGGCAGGGCGTAGGAAAGGTTGATCAGGGTATAGCCGAAAAGCACGTAAACGAAAGGAAAATCCACCCCGAAAGCCCGGAAGAGGAGATGGAAATAGAGGCCGTCCAGGCCCACTCCAAGCGCGGTGAGCAGCACGGCGACAACCAATCTTGACCAGTGCTGCTCAAACACATTCAGGCCGCGGATGAAAACGTCGATGTAGCCGAAGATTTTCTCCCGCCAGCGCCGGGGCAGCCAGGCGAAGAAGGTTTGCAAAAACCTCACCACGCCATCCTTTCGCCACACCGCCAGCAGCAGAATCCCCAGGGAAACCAGGAACACCAGGCCCAGCAGCACCAGCAGCACAGTGAGGCCGGCAGACACGCGGATTCTCAGCAGCGGAACCATCACTAGCACGAAGAGGATGCCCAGGGTGTCGAAAGTCTTGTCAATAAAGATGGAGGGCAGCACATTGAGCAGGGGCAGGCCGTGATTGCGTTTCACAAACCAGGCCTTCACCAGCTCTCCGGCCCTGATGGGGATGAGGTAGTTGACCCAGTTTCCGCCCAT
Proteins encoded in this region:
- a CDS encoding flippase-like domain-containing protein, translated to MSRKRIAFLITGFLLGLALIWLWLRSIDTNAVLDSIRRVKPDLVAFAAIAYLSAYFIRSWRWNLLLRSQTAISLGRTFLYSMGGNWVNYLIPIRAGELVKAWFVKRNHGLPLLNVLPSIFIDKTFDTLGILFVLVMVPLLRIRVSAGLTVLLVLLGLVFLVSLGILLLAVWRKDGVVRFLQTFFAWLPRRWREKIFGYIDVFIRGLNVFEQHWSRLVVAVLLTALGVGLDGLYFHLLFRAFGVDFPFVYVLFGYTLINLSYALPQPPAQLGSNEWMMIIIFSVGFALTKDSASAIMAFAHVLTAILIGVIGFAAIAASGSQVLKAIIRGDKMYEQ